The following are encoded together in the Ranitomeya imitator isolate aRanImi1 chromosome 4, aRanImi1.pri, whole genome shotgun sequence genome:
- the CHD3 gene encoding chromodomain-helicase-DNA-binding protein 3 isoform X2 — protein sequence MSSFPLRDEGEEEEEEGEEEEMAVSEEGDGEKEEDDDDDEEEEDGEEEERDDDNEDDEPEATPRRHSPSLLFPPTSSREPGSVETDDAPTVAAAADDEELSPVPSPEIIVKKKRGPKKKVKSKERAPRAIKEWKRKKPESDDDLKWDEGIGDHISQDSDVEAGGKKRKKKHKEKKERKTKKRKKEEVVEERKVEQKSSAVLLASWGLEDVDHVFTDDDYHTLTNYKAFSQFMRPLIAKKNPKIPMSKMMTILGAKWREFSANNPFKSSPAVVAAAAAAAAAAVAEQVTVALPDSASVFQAVPIRRAKTKEGKGPGHKKPYKSTRMSEPKRKPGKKKMTLLKIKLGGVKRKAGSSSEEMEHPEVSDLEDSSVHSSSAPSDSSGRVKRKRGRPAGKKKKKVVVEEGISAGEGYETDHQDYCEVCQQGGEIILCDTCPRAYHLVCLEPELERAPQGNWSCPHCEKEGVQWEAKELEEEELEEHRRDRREEEDDHMEFCRVCKDGGELLCCDACVSSYHIHCLNPPLPDIPHGEWLCPRCTCPRLKGRVQKILHWRWGVPPEGVPPPQLPAPDQEPARNLQGRSEREFFVKWAGMSYWHCCWITELQLEIFHTVMYRNFQRKNDMDEPPPFDYGSGEDEGKSEKNKDAEYSDMEERFYRYGIKPEWMSLQRIINHSLDKKGTYRYLVKWRDLSYDQSTWEEDTMKLPDYNYHKQMYWRHRELSVGESNSCPAKFKRIPKESYMEDIPRSPTTDPTVKYEVQPAFVSSTGGTLHMYQLEGLNWLRFSWAQGTDTILADEMGLGKTIQTIVFLYSLYKEGHTRGPFLVSAPLSTIINWEREFQMWAPGFYVVTYTGDKDSRAVIRENEFSYQDNVIKGGKKAFKMKAQAQVKFHVLLTSYELVTIDQAALGSIRWACLVVDEAHRLKNNQSKFFRVLNGYQIDYKLLLTGTPLQNNLEELFHLLNFLTPERFNNLEGFLEEFADISKEDQIKKLHDLLGPHMLRRLKADVFKNMPAKTELIVRVELSPMQKKYYKFILTRNFEALNSRGGGNQVSLLNIMMDLKKCCNHPYLFPVAAMESPKLPTGAYEGGALIKSSGKLLLLQKMLRKLHEQGHRVLIFSQMTKMLDLLEDFLDYEGYKYERIDGGITGSLRQESIDRFNAPGAHQFCFLLSTRAGGLGINLATADTVIIYDSDWNPHNDIQAFSRAHRIGQANKVMIYRFVTRASVEERITQVAKRKMMLTHLVVRPGLGSKAGSMSKQELDDILKFGTEELFKDEIEGDNKEEDSSVIHYDNGAIARLLDRNQDETEDTEVQNMNEYLSSFKVAQYVVREEEKLEELEREVIKQEENVDPDYWEKLLRHHYEQQQEDLARNLGKGKRVRKQVNYNDAAQEDQDNQSEYSVGSEEEDEDFDERTEGRRQSRRHLRNEKDKPLPPLLARVGGNIEVLGFNTRQRKAFLNAVMRWGMPPQDAFSTHWLVRDLRGKSEKEFKAYVSLFMRHLCEPGADGSETFADGVPREGLSRQQVLTRIGVMSLVKKKVQEFEHINGRWSMPELMPDPSLDSKLSSRASSPTIKTSTTTPDPSLTNTPCTSKPATPAPSERAENGGTPTEEGESKEPKDKGAEKREVEGDHTAGNVRTPTPQDTVSPPSSIAPETSDEKLIPETSDQSQGRQEPESRTPVVEERSAPQPEKPQDGATEKDVTAERPDPAQGEMPRGPEDVKFQRETLKELKTNNQREETRNSNGRKEESRPERPRFMFNIADGGFTELHTLWQNEERAAICSGRLNEIWHRRHDYWLLAGVVIHGYARWQDLQNDPRFTMINEPFKSETNKGNFLEMKNKFLARRFKLLEQALVIEEQLRRAAYLNMTQDPSHPAMALNARFSEVECLAESHQHLSKESLAGNKPANAVLHKGKGREVLNQLEELLSDMKADVTRLPASLARIPPIAARLQMSERSILSRLASKGSESGAPPVFPPGPYTTPPLFGGHFPSNPPHTGTNYNQMPLGSFLSASNGPPILVKKEREMDLMERKDGRSGEVICIDD from the exons acgaTGAAGAGTTGTCTCCAGTCCCTTCTCCTGAGATCATCGTCAAGAAAAAGAGGGGACCCAAGAAGAAAGTCAAAAGCAAAGAACGAGCGCCGCGAGCCATAAAAGAGTGGAAACGCAAAAAGCCC GAAAGCGATGACGACCTTAAGTGGGACGAGGGGATCGGAGATCACATCTCTCAGGATAGCGACGTTGAAGCCgggggaaagaaaagaaaaaagaaacacaaGGAAAAGAAAGAGAGGAAAACCAAAAAGAGGAAGAAAGAGGAGGTGGTGGAAGAGCGCAAG GTAGAGCAGAAGTCCTCCGCGGTGCTGCTGGCCAGCTGGGGCTTGGAGGACGTCGATCATGTGTTTACTGATGACGATTATCACACCCTAACAAACTACAAAGCCTTCAGCCAGTTCATGAG GCCTCTCATTGCTAAGAAGAACCCCAAAATTCCAATGTCCAAGATGATGACCATTCTGGGTGCCAAGTGGCGAGAATTTAGTGCCAACAACCCTTTCAAGTCATCACCTGCGGTAgtggcagcggcggcggcagctgCTGCAGCGGCGGTGGCCGAGCAAGTGACTGTCGCCCTCCCCGATTCTGCCAGCGTTTTCCAAGCAGTGCCAATCCGCCGAGCCAAGACCAAGGAGGGCAAGG GTCCAGGGCATAAGAAACCGTACAAGAGTACCCGGATGTCCGAGCCCAAGAGGAAGCCCGGCAAAAAGAAAATGACCCTGCTGAAGATTAAACTGGGTGGAGTGAAGAGGAAAGCTGGCAGCTCA AGTGAGGAGATGGAGCACCCCGAAGTGTCCGACCTGGAGGACTCCAGCGTTCACAGCTCCTCCGCCCCGTCAGACAGCTCAGGACGAGTAAAGAGAAAGCGAGGGAGGCCGGCcgggaaaaagaagaagaaag TTGTCGTGGAGGAAGGGATCTCCGCTGGAGAGGGCTATGAAACGGACCACCAGGACTACTGTGAGGTCTGCCAGCAAGGCGGCGAGATCATCCTGTGCGACACGTGTCCCCGAGCTTATCACCTGGTGTGCCTAGAGCCAGAATTAGAGCGTGCCCCCCAGGGCAACTGGAGCTGCCCACATTGT GAGAAAGAGGGAGTCCAGTGGGAAGCCAAGGAactggaggaggaagagctggAGGAACACCGGCGAGATAGGCGGGAGGAAGAAGACGACCACATGGAGTTCTGCCGGGTGTGTAAGGATGGAGGAGAGCTGCTGTGCTGCGATGCCTGTGTGTCCTCCTACCACATCCACTGCCTCAACCCTCCGCTGCCCGACATCCCGCACGGGGAATGGCTTTGCCCACGATGCACG TGCCCAAGGCTAAAAGGTCGGGTGCAGAAAATCCTCCACTGGCGCTGGGGGGTTCCTCCAGAAGGAGTCCCACCTCCTCAACTACCTGCTCCTGATCAGGAGCCGGCCAGGAACCTGCAGGGGAGGTCGGAGAGAGAGTTCTTTGTGAAGTGGGCAGGAATGTCCTACTGGCATTGCTGCTGGATCACGGAGCTGCAG ctggagATATTCCACACTGTCATGTACCGCAACTTCCAGCGGAAAAACGATATGGACGAGCCACCGCCTTTCGATTACGGCTCCGGAGAAGATGAGGGGAAGAGCGAGAAGAACAAAGATGCTGAATACTCCGACATGGAAGAGAGGTTCTATAGATATGGCATCAAACCGGAGTGGATGTCCCTGCAGAGGATTATCAACCACAG CTTGGACAAGAAGGGGACGTACCGCTACCTGGTGAAGTGGAGAGACCTCTCCTATGATCAGTCAACATGGGAGGAGGACACCATGAAACTACCGGACTATAATTACCACAAACAGATGTACTGGAGACACAG AGAACTGTCCGTGGGCGAAAGCAACTCCTGCCCTGCAAAATTCAAGAGGATCCCAAAAGAATCGTACATGGAGGACATCCCTAGATCCCCCACCACTGAC CCCACCGTGAAATATGAAGTGCAGCCAGCGTTCGTCTCCTCTACGGGGGGCACGCTTCACATGTACCAGCTGGAGGGACTAAACTGGTTGCGGTTCTCCTGGGCACAAGGCACAGACACCATCTTGGCCGATGAGATGGGCCTGGGAAAAACCATACAGACTATAGTGTTCTTATATTCTCTCTACAAAGAG GGACATACGCGGGGCCCTTTCCTTGTTAGCGCCCCACTATCTACAATCATAAACTGGGAGCGTGAGTTCCAGATGTGGGCCCCCGGCTTCTACGTGGTGACCTATACGGGGGACAAGGACAGTCGGGCCGTCATCCGGGAGAACGAATTCTCCTACCAGGATAACGTCATAAAGGGCGGGAAGAAGGCTTTCAAGATGAAG GCTCAGGCTCAAGTGAAGTTTCACGTTCTTCTCACCTCATATGAGTTGGTCACCATTGATCAGGCTGCCTTAGGATCCATACGTTGGGCCTGTCTGGTGGTGGACGAGGCTCATCGTCTCAAGAACAACCAGTCGAAG TTTTTCCGGGTGCTCAATGGATACCAGATTGACTACAAGCTGCTCCTCACAGGAACCCCTCTTCAGAACAACCTGGAGGAACTTTTCCATCTTCTCAACTTCCTCACTCCGGAGCGATTCAA TAACCTAGAAGGATTCTTAGAAGAATTTGCAGATATTTCCAAAGAAGATCAAATCAAGAAGTTGCACGACCTCCTGGGCCCCCACATGCTGCGCCGACTGAAAGCCGACGTGTTCAAAAACATGCCGGCCAAGACTGAGCTGATTGTCCGGGTGGAGCTCAGTCCCATGCAGAA GAAATATTACAAGTTTATCCTGACCCGTAACTTCGAGGCTCTGAACTCGCGAGGAGGAGGGAACCAAGTGTCGTTACTGAACATCATGATGGACCTTAAGAAATGCTGCAACCATCCATACCTCTTCCCTGTGGCTGCAATG GAGTCGCCCAAACTTCCGACCGGTGCGTACGAGGGAGGTGCGCTCATCAAGTCCTCCGGGAAACTGCTCCTCTTACAGAAGATGCTCCGGAAACTGCATGAGCAAGGACATCGAGTGCTCATCTTCTCCCAG ATGACCAAGATGCTGGACTTGTTAGAAGACTTCCTGGACTACGAGGGCTATAAATATGAGCGGATAGACGGAGGGATCACCGGCTCGTTGAGACAAGAATCTATCGACAGGTTTAACG CTCCTGGAGCTCATCAGTTCTGCTTCTTACTCTCCACTCGCGCCGGGGGCCTGGGGATCAACCTGGCGACTGCGGACACCGTCATTATCTACGATTCCGACTGGAACCCCCACAACGACATTCAG GCCTTCAGCAGGGCTCACCGGATCGGCCAGGCCAACAAAGTGATGATCTACAGATTTGTGACGCGGGCGTCCGTCGAAGAGCGTATTACACAGGTGGCCAAGAGGAAGATGATGTTGACCCATCTGGTGGTCAGACCAGGGCTCGGCTCCAAGGCCGGATCAATGTCCAAGCAGGAGCTCGATGACATCCTGAAGTTCGGGACAGAAGAGCTATTCAAGGATGAGATAGAAG GTGACAACAAGGAGGAGGACAGCAGCGTGATTCACTACGACAATGGCGCCATCGCCCGGCTCCTGGACCGCAACCAGGATGAGACGGAGGACACTGAAGTCCAGAACATGAACGAGTATCTCAGCTCCTTCAAAGTGGCACAGTACGTGGTGCGGgaagaggagaag CTGGAGGAGCTGGAACGGGAGGTGATAAAACAGGAGGAGAATGTGGACCCCGACTACTGGGAGAAGCTGCTGCGCCATCACTACGAGCAGCAGCAGGAGGACCTGGCACGTAACCTGGGCAAAGGCAAGAGGGTGAGGAAGCAAGTGAACTACAATGACGCCGCACAAGAGGACCAGG ATAACCAGTCCGAGTACTCTGTGGGCTCGGAAGAGGAGGATGAAGATTTTGATGAGAGAACGGAAG GTCGCAGGCAGTCTCGCCGCCACCTGCGCAATGAGAAGGACAAGCCACTGCCTCCGCTGTTGGCCCGGGTCGGTGGCAATATAGAG GTTCTGGGGTTCAACACGCGGCAGCGGAAAGCCTTCCTGAACGCAGTGATGCGCTGGGGGATGCCTCCTCAGGACGCTTTCTCCACACACTGGCTGGTGAGAGACTTGCGGGGCAAGTCAGAGAAAGAATTTAA AGCCTACGTCTCTCTGTTCATGAGACATCTGTGTGAACCGGGCGCGGACGGCTCCGAGACCTTTGCAGACGGCGTCCCTCGGGAGGGGCTGTCCCGCCAGCAGGTGTTGACCCGTATCGGTGTCATGTCCCTGGTGAAGAAAAAG GTGCAGGAGTTCGAGCATATTAATGGACGCTGGAGCATGCCCGAGCTAATGCCAGACCCCAGCCTGGACTCCAAGCTGTCGTCACGGGCCTCTTCACCCACCATAAAGACCAGCACCACCACCCCGGACCCCAGCCTCACCAACACCCCCTGCACCTCCAAGCCGG CCACTCCAGCACCCAGCGAGCGAGCAGAGAACGGCGGGACCCCGACAGAGGAGGGGGAGAGCAAAGAGCCGAAAGACAAGGGGGCGGAGAAGAGAGAGGTGGAGGGTGATCACACCGCGGGGAACGTGCGG ACCCCCACTCCTCAGGATACGGTGAGTCCACCTTCCAGCATTGCTCCAGAAACAAGCGACGAGAAACTGATTCCAGAAACGTCCGATCAGTCACAAGGGAGACAAGAGCCGGAGTCCCGGACCCCAGTGGTGGAAGAGCGGAGCG CTCCCCAGCCAGAGAAACCACAAGATGGCGCCACAGAGAAGGACGTAACAGCAGAAAGGCCAGACCCCGCGCAGGGAGAGATGCCGAGGG GGCCCGAGGATGTCAAGTTCCAGAGGGAAACGCTAAAAGAGCTGAAGACCAACAATCAGCGCGAGGAGACGAGGAACAGCAACGGGAGGAAGGAGGAGAGCCGGCCCGAGAGGCCGCGCTTCATGTTTAACATCGCAGACGGCGGCTTCACAG AGCTTCACACCTTGTGGCAGAACGAGGAGCGGGCGGCCATCTGCTCCGGCCGGCTGAATGAGATCTGGCACCGTCGCCACGATTATTGGTTACTGGCCGGAGTCGTCAT ACATGGGTACGCGCGGTGGCAGGACCTGCAAAACGACCCTCGCTTCACCATGATCAATGAACCGTTCAAATCCGAAACCAACAAAGGCAACTTCCTGGAGATGAAGAACAAGTTCCTGGCCAGAAGGTTTAAG CTTCTGGAGCAGGCGCTGGTGATTGAGGAGCAGCTGCGCCGCGCCGCCTATCTGAACATGACCCAGGACCCGTCCCATCCGGCGATGGCCCTGAACGCCCGCTTCTCGGAGGTGGAGTGTCTAGCGGAGAGTCACCAACACTTGTCCAAGGAATCACTGGCGGGAAACAAACCGGCAAACGCCGTCCTCCATAAAGGTAAAGGAAGGGAAG TGTTGAACCAGCTGGAGGAGCTGTTGAGCGACATGAAGGCAGACGTGACGCGCCTGCCGGCCTCCCTCGCACGCATCCCGCCCATCGCGGCCCGCCTGCAGATGTCCGAGCGCAGCATCCTGAGCCGCCTGGCAAGCAAAGGGAGCGAGAGCGGCGCTCCTCCG GTTTTTCCCCCTGGTCCTTACACTACGCCTCCTCTCTTCGGGGGGCATTTTCCGAGCAACCCTCCACATACTGGGACAAATTATAATCAAATGCCTCTGGGGTCCTTCCTGTCAG